One Thermodesulfobacteriota bacterium genomic window carries:
- the ftsZ gene encoding cell division protein FtsZ yields the protein MVFMLAESESLAKIKVIGIGGAGGNAVNTMVDGRLSGVEFIAANTDLQALEHSKADIKLQLGPSVTRGLGAGANPRKGQEAAEESAEDIRRALDGADMVFVTAGLGGGTGTGGAPVVARIAKELGALTVAVVTKPFRFEGKNRMNQALAGWAALKEHVDTIITIPNDRLLGLTQKNTPFAEMLHRADTVLLHAVKGIADLINKPGYINLDFADVRAVMNQMGLALMGTGVAVGENRAMEASTMAINSPLLEDINISGARGVIINICCSRNTLTMTEVDQASTRIQEEAHEEANIIFGVVYDDELGDEMRVTVIATGIGVPVEVPKRPEVVARIQPVVAPEGMRAASRPLAGPVAPAAPGLPPAPAPVQPATAVPPRRRSWRLGDFSEEELEIPAFLRRNEN from the coding sequence ATGGTCTTCATGCTGGCGGAAAGCGAATCTCTGGCCAAGATCAAGGTGATCGGCATCGGCGGCGCCGGCGGCAATGCTGTCAACACCATGGTGGACGGCCGTCTGAGCGGGGTGGAGTTCATCGCCGCCAACACCGATCTCCAGGCTTTGGAGCATTCCAAGGCCGACATCAAGCTCCAGCTGGGGCCGTCCGTCACCCGGGGCCTGGGGGCGGGCGCCAACCCCCGGAAGGGCCAGGAGGCGGCCGAGGAGAGCGCCGAGGACATCCGCCGCGCCCTGGATGGCGCGGACATGGTTTTTGTCACCGCCGGCCTGGGCGGCGGCACCGGCACCGGTGGTGCGCCGGTGGTCGCCCGCATCGCCAAGGAGCTGGGGGCCCTGACCGTGGCCGTGGTCACCAAGCCCTTCCGCTTCGAAGGCAAGAACCGCATGAATCAGGCCCTGGCTGGCTGGGCGGCCCTGAAGGAGCATGTGGATACCATCATCACCATCCCCAACGACCGGCTCCTGGGGCTGACCCAGAAGAACACCCCCTTTGCCGAGATGCTGCACCGGGCCGACACCGTGCTCCTGCATGCGGTCAAAGGCATCGCCGACCTCATCAACAAGCCTGGCTACATCAACCTCGACTTCGCGGACGTGCGGGCGGTGATGAACCAGATGGGGCTGGCCCTCATGGGCACGGGCGTGGCGGTGGGGGAGAACCGGGCGATGGAGGCGTCCACCATGGCCATCAACAGCCCGCTTCTGGAGGACATCAACATCTCCGGCGCCCGGGGCGTGATCATCAACATCTGCTGCAGCCGCAACACCCTGACCATGACCGAGGTGGATCAGGCCTCCACCCGCATCCAGGAGGAGGCCCACGAGGAGGCCAACATCATCTTCGGCGTGGTTTACGACGACGAGCTGGGGGACGAGATGCGGGTGACGGTGATCGCCACCGGCATCGGCGTGCCGGTGGAGGTGCCGAAGCGGCCGGAAGTGGTGGCCCGGATCCAGCCCGTGGTGGCCCCGGAGGGGATGCGGGCGGCCAGTCGGCCGCTGGCCGGACCGGTGGCCCCGGCGGCCCCGGGGCTGCCGCCTGCACCGGCGCCGGTCCAGCCCGCCACCGCGGTGCCACCGCGGCGGCGCAGCTGGCGGCTGGGCGACTTCTCGGAAGAGGAGCTGGAGATCCCGGCCTTCCTGCGCCGCAACGAGAACTGA